A stretch of Myxosarcina sp. GI1 DNA encodes these proteins:
- a CDS encoding GNAT family N-acetyltransferase has product MVEQVKPQYSVSWITKIAEIPQAEWDALALPLATPFLEWEWLNNIETSKSAIPRTGWQPCHLAVWRGRTLIGAAPLYVKGHSYGEFVFDHQWADLSHRLGVPYYPKMLGMTPFTPAVGYRFLIAPGEDEDEITQIMVAAVDHFCDRNRISGCNFLFVDPQWREVMERNGFISWQHHGYIWSNRNFNSFDDYLKMFNTKQRKNIKQERKAVAKAGLQVKVFNGREIPRHLYPYIYRFYSSTCDKFYWGSKYLTRKFFEQLYPNYRDRVLLVVAYTENNDSRPVGMSFCLHKGENLYGRYWGCLEEYDCLHFEACYYKPIEWAIANGIKMYDPGAGGRHKKRRGFPATANHSLHRFYNRRMSQILQNYIDEVNQMEQAEIEAINNDLPFNKQEINFSLD; this is encoded by the coding sequence ATGGTAGAACAAGTTAAGCCACAATATTCTGTATCATGGATTACTAAAATCGCTGAAATTCCTCAAGCCGAATGGGATGCTCTAGCTCTACCATTGGCAACGCCATTTTTAGAATGGGAATGGCTCAACAATATCGAAACTTCAAAAAGTGCTATTCCTCGTACTGGTTGGCAACCCTGTCACTTAGCCGTCTGGCGCGGTCGCACTTTGATTGGTGCCGCACCGCTGTATGTTAAAGGACATAGTTATGGGGAGTTTGTCTTCGACCATCAATGGGCAGATTTATCCCATCGCCTGGGAGTGCCATACTATCCCAAAATGTTGGGCATGACTCCCTTTACTCCTGCCGTTGGCTACAGATTTTTAATTGCACCAGGGGAAGACGAAGACGAAATTACACAAATAATGGTAGCGGCGGTCGACCATTTTTGCGATCGCAACCGCATTTCAGGCTGTAATTTTTTGTTTGTCGATCCGCAGTGGCGAGAAGTTATGGAGCGGAATGGTTTTATCAGTTGGCAGCATCATGGCTATATTTGGTCGAACCGTAACTTTAACAGTTTTGATGATTACCTCAAGATGTTTAATACCAAGCAGCGCAAAAACATCAAGCAGGAGAGAAAAGCTGTAGCTAAAGCTGGTTTGCAAGTTAAAGTATTTAACGGAAGAGAAATTCCCCGTCATCTGTATCCTTATATCTATCGTTTTTATAGCAGCACTTGCGATAAGTTTTATTGGGGCAGTAAGTATTTAACTCGCAAGTTTTTCGAGCAGCTTTATCCCAACTACAGAGATCGCGTCTTGTTAGTAGTAGCATACACCGAAAATAACGATAGCAGACCAGTAGGAATGTCTTTTTGTCTGCACAAGGGAGAAAATTTATACGGACGCTATTGGGGATGTTTGGAAGAATACGACTGTCTGCATTTTGAAGCTTGTTACTACAAACCAATCGAGTGGGCGATCGCTAACGGCATCAAAATGTACGATCCTGGTGCGGGGGGCAGACATAAAAAAAGACGCGGTTTTCCTGCTACTGCCAATCATAGTTTGCATCGTTTCTACAACCGCCGGATGAGCCAGATTCTACAAAACTACATTGATGAAGTCAATCAAATGGAACAAGCCGAAATTGAAGCAATTAATAACGATCTTCCGTTTAATAAACAAGAAATAAATTTTAGTCTAGATTAG
- a CDS encoding calcium-binding protein, producing the protein MVLTLGTDLNDFIRTGFDNNVVFAKSGDDKVYGNINHDVIFGGEGNDYLYGNVGNDVIFGGEDNDYISGDAGRDVLKGGDGCDTICGGGDDDLIKGGRSHDYLYGNDGNDKLHGQAGNDWLRGDWGDDTLKGGKGDDRLYGNDGCDRLYGGKGDDLLSGGNGDDWLFAGSGSDVLRGGSGADTFVLNGASGVGNCVKIEDYQLEDTIKGLNSYHIVATNCEDLVELYRHDRLVGTIYGEVADLV; encoded by the coding sequence ATGGTATTAACTTTGGGAACCGATTTAAACGATTTTATTCGTACTGGCTTCGATAATAATGTTGTTTTTGCTAAATCTGGCGATGATAAGGTTTACGGTAATATAAATCACGACGTTATTTTTGGCGGTGAAGGTAATGACTATCTATATGGTAATGTCGGTAATGACGTTATTTTTGGTGGCGAAGATAACGATTATATTAGTGGAGATGCTGGTAGAGATGTACTCAAAGGTGGCGATGGCTGCGATACCATTTGTGGTGGTGGTGATGACGATTTGATTAAAGGCGGTAGGAGTCACGATTATCTATATGGTAATGACGGTAATGACAAGCTTCACGGACAAGCTGGCAATGACTGGCTTAGAGGTGACTGGGGTGATGATACCCTCAAAGGTGGTAAGGGTGACGATCGGCTTTATGGTAATGATGGTTGCGATCGCCTCTATGGTGGTAAGGGTGATGACCTCCTCAGTGGTGGTAATGGCGACGATTGGCTTTTTGCGGGTTCTGGTAGTGATGTTCTACGTGGTGGTTCGGGAGCCGACACTTTTGTTTTAAATGGCGCGTCTGGCGTTGGTAATTGCGTCAAAATTGAAGATTATCAGCTAGAAGATACCATTAAAGGCTTAAATTCCTATCACATTGTCGCCACGAATTGCGAGGATTTAGTCGAGCTTTATCGTCACGATCGGCTAGTAGGAACTATATACGGTGAGGTTGCCGATTTGGTTTAG